A window of Mucilaginibacter sp. PAMC 26640 contains these coding sequences:
- a CDS encoding dimethylhistidine N-methyltransferase — MENTTTCQQSAAKQNEVIDKQFHNDILAGLLSVPKRLESKYFYDAQGDKLFQDLMNCDEYYPTNCEMEIFTQKTAELANALIAAGDGFDLIELGAGDATKSSHLLKNLIDQKADFTYLPIDISGNVISYLNITLPVTLPGIKITGLQGEYFDMLKKAAAISDKRKVVMFLGSNIGNMPVAEAEDFCKILRDHLSPGDMVLIGVDLKKNPKTVLAAYNDKEGITKRFNLNLLERINRELNADFDTEQFDHYAMYDPESGACRSYLVSLQDQQVKINGADNISFAKDEYIYMEISQKYTLDQVSKMAKATGFKPLNQLLDSKGWFVDAVWMAE, encoded by the coding sequence ATGGAAAACACTACCACCTGCCAACAATCGGCCGCTAAACAAAATGAAGTAATAGACAAGCAATTTCACAATGATATTTTGGCGGGCCTGCTGTCTGTACCAAAGCGCCTGGAATCGAAATATTTTTACGATGCACAGGGTGATAAACTTTTCCAGGACCTGATGAACTGTGACGAGTATTACCCTACAAACTGCGAGATGGAGATTTTCACTCAAAAAACCGCGGAATTGGCCAATGCTTTGATTGCCGCTGGTGATGGTTTTGATTTGATAGAACTTGGTGCAGGTGATGCCACAAAATCTTCTCATTTGCTTAAAAACCTGATAGATCAAAAAGCTGATTTTACCTACCTTCCGATAGATATTTCGGGCAATGTGATCTCTTATCTTAACATCACGTTGCCGGTTACTTTGCCGGGTATCAAAATAACCGGCTTGCAGGGCGAATACTTTGATATGCTGAAAAAAGCCGCTGCTATTTCTGATAAGCGCAAAGTGGTGATGTTCCTTGGCTCTAATATTGGCAATATGCCTGTGGCAGAGGCCGAAGATTTCTGTAAAATACTGCGCGACCACCTCTCCCCCGGTGATATGGTGCTGATTGGTGTCGACTTGAAAAAGAACCCGAAAACGGTACTGGCAGCTTATAACGATAAAGAAGGCATTACCAAACGCTTCAACCTTAACTTATTGGAGCGCATTAACCGGGAGCTCAATGCAGATTTCGATACTGAGCAATTTGACCATTATGCAATGTATGACCCGGAAAGCGGCGCTTGCCGAAGCTATTTGGTAAGCCTGCAAGATCAGCAGGTTAAAATAAATGGTGCCGACAATATCAGCTTTGCTAAAGACGAATACATTTACATGGAGATCTCGCAGAAGTATACGTTGGACCAGGTAAGTAAGATGGCTAAGGCAACCGGGTTTAAGCCGCTTAATCAATTACTGGATAGTAAAGGCTGGTTTGTTGATGCGGTTTGGATGGCGGAGTAG
- a CDS encoding peptide chain release factor 1, which yields MLEKLELIFQRWKAVEVELSSPDAMSDMKRFAQLNKEYKDLAKIVDEYNIYRNIMSNIDTNKEILATEKDDEFREMAKMELDELLTKQEEMEEAIRLMLIPKDPEDSKNAVIEIRGGTGGDEAALFAGDLYRMYMRYCEKRGWRTELIDYTEGTSGGYKEIVFNVNAEDAYGNFKYESGVHRVQRVPDTETQGRVHTSAASVVVLPEVDEFDIDLQVSDIRKDLFCASGPGGQSVNTTYSAVRLTHLPTGIVAQCQDQKSQLKNYDKALGVLRSRVYEMELQKHLEETSKRRKTMVATGDRSAKVRTYNYPQGRLTEHRIGLTIYNLVGVMNGDLQEIMEALQFAENAERLKEGTAA from the coding sequence ATGTTAGAGAAATTAGAATTAATATTTCAACGCTGGAAAGCAGTAGAAGTTGAACTAAGCAGCCCGGATGCCATGAGCGACATGAAACGCTTTGCCCAGCTGAACAAGGAATATAAAGACCTTGCCAAGATTGTTGACGAGTATAACATATACCGTAACATCATGAGCAACATAGATACCAATAAAGAGATCCTGGCTACCGAAAAGGATGACGAGTTTCGCGAAATGGCCAAGATGGAGTTGGACGAGCTGCTAACCAAGCAGGAAGAGATGGAAGAAGCTATTCGTTTAATGCTGATCCCGAAAGATCCGGAAGATTCTAAAAATGCGGTTATCGAAATCCGTGGCGGCACAGGCGGAGATGAAGCTGCTTTGTTTGCAGGAGACCTTTACCGCATGTATATGCGGTACTGTGAAAAGAGGGGTTGGAGAACCGAGCTGATCGATTACACCGAGGGCACATCGGGCGGTTATAAAGAAATTGTATTTAACGTAAATGCGGAAGATGCTTACGGTAACTTTAAATACGAATCTGGCGTACATCGCGTACAGCGCGTGCCGGATACCGAAACTCAGGGCCGTGTACATACTTCAGCTGCATCGGTGGTAGTTTTGCCTGAAGTTGATGAGTTTGATATTGACCTGCAGGTGAGTGACATCCGTAAGGATCTTTTCTGTGCTTCGGGCCCGGGCGGCCAGTCGGTAAATACTACCTACTCTGCCGTGCGTTTAACCCACTTACCTACCGGTATTGTTGCGCAATGCCAGGACCAAAAATCGCAATTGAAAAATTACGATAAAGCCCTTGGTGTATTACGCTCACGTGTGTACGAAATGGAACTGCAGAAGCATCTGGAAGAAACTTCGAAAAGGCGTAAAACCATGGTGGCAACGGGCGACAGGAGTGCCAAAGTGCGAACGTACAACTATCCTCAGGGCCGTTTAACCGAGCACCGCATAGGCTTAACTATTTATAATCTGGTAGGCGTTATGAACGGCGATCTGCAAGAGATAATGGAAGCATTGCAATTTGCTGAAAATGCCGAGCGTTTAAAAGAAGGTACCGCGGCATAA
- a CDS encoding DNA-binding response regulator codes for MNVLIIEDEKALAYELELFLSKHNYICEVCFNGTSASEKIAVNLYDFILIDLGLPDYDGLDLLKEAKKNRPEAACIILTARAEVYDRIMGLDLGADDYLPKPFSLLELQSRMQAITRRKFGLVNQTVNLDGFLVNLTDRTITYLTTSVTNITKKEFDLIAYMILHKNRTLTRAQLSEHIWGSVVNDDYDSNFIDAHIKNIRKKLSAFAPADWLETVRGLGYRIKTNV; via the coding sequence ATGAATGTTTTAATTATAGAAGACGAAAAAGCGCTTGCCTACGAATTGGAATTATTCCTTTCGAAGCACAACTATATTTGCGAGGTATGTTTTAATGGCACATCCGCATCAGAAAAAATTGCCGTAAATCTGTATGATTTTATCCTGATCGATCTTGGCCTGCCGGATTACGATGGCCTGGACCTGCTGAAGGAAGCCAAAAAAAATCGCCCGGAAGCTGCCTGTATTATTTTAACTGCCCGCGCAGAAGTATATGATCGTATAATGGGGCTAGACCTGGGTGCCGACGATTACCTGCCAAAACCATTCTCACTCTTAGAACTGCAAAGCCGCATGCAGGCCATTACCCGCAGAAAATTCGGACTGGTAAACCAAACTGTCAACCTCGACGGTTTTTTGGTAAATTTAACAGACCGGACAATTACCTATCTAACCACTTCTGTTACTAATATCACTAAGAAAGAATTCGACCTGATCGCTTATATGATTCTCCATAAAAACCGAACGCTAACGCGTGCGCAGCTAAGCGAACATATATGGGGAAGCGTAGTGAACGATGATTACGACTCGAACTTTATTGATGCTCACATCAAAAACATCCGCAAAAAATTGAGCGCCTTTGCCCCTGCCGACTGGCTGGAAACCGTGCGTGGCTTAGGCTACCGTATAAAAACAAACGTTTAA
- a CDS encoding sulfatase maturase encodes MDLADCYLKVRRRTEAICAPLQTEDYVVQPVGDVSPPKWHIGHTTWFFETFILKPYFMGYQEYDANYNYVFNSYYETVGNRVIRTDRGNLSRPTVIDIQLYRKYVDDAMQSFIACGNISNDVEELLILGFHHEEQHQELLLTDIKYILGNNPLFPAYSKNYVKPRAIVPADKAFVKIEEGVYEVGFEGQGFAFDNELNRHKVYLNAFEISSALVTNAEYLEFINAGGYHDFRHWHAAGWDWVNTNKIEAPMYWHQIDGAWQYYNYHGLEPLVMHEELCHINYYEAYAYASWKGMRLPTEFEWEVAATQFAWGNRWEWTESSYLPYPGFAKAPGAIGEYNGKFMVGQKVLRGASEVTSPDHSRITYRNFFQPELRWQFTGIRLAK; translated from the coding sequence ATGGATTTAGCTGACTGTTATTTAAAAGTACGCCGACGCACCGAAGCGATCTGCGCCCCCTTACAAACCGAAGATTATGTAGTGCAGCCTGTGGGCGATGTAAGTCCGCCTAAGTGGCATATCGGCCATACTACCTGGTTCTTCGAAACTTTTATTTTGAAACCCTATTTTATGGGGTATCAGGAATATGATGCCAACTACAATTATGTGTTCAATAGTTATTATGAAACGGTAGGCAACCGGGTTATCCGTACGGACAGGGGTAATTTAAGCCGCCCTACGGTGATCGACATTCAGCTGTATCGCAAATACGTGGACGATGCGATGCAGAGTTTTATCGCTTGTGGCAACATAAGTAACGACGTGGAAGAACTCCTTATTTTGGGCTTTCACCACGAAGAGCAACACCAGGAACTACTGCTGACAGATATCAAATACATCCTTGGCAACAACCCGCTGTTTCCTGCCTATTCAAAAAATTATGTTAAACCCAGGGCCATAGTTCCTGCGGACAAAGCGTTTGTTAAAATTGAAGAAGGTGTTTACGAGGTCGGTTTTGAAGGGCAAGGCTTCGCCTTTGATAACGAGCTGAATCGTCATAAGGTATATTTGAACGCCTTTGAGATCAGCTCGGCACTGGTTACCAATGCCGAATATTTGGAATTTATTAACGCAGGTGGTTATCACGATTTCCGCCATTGGCACGCCGCCGGATGGGATTGGGTAAATACCAATAAAATAGAGGCCCCTATGTACTGGCACCAGATAGATGGCGCATGGCAGTACTACAATTACCATGGCCTGGAGCCACTGGTAATGCATGAAGAATTGTGCCACATTAACTATTATGAAGCCTATGCTTATGCCTCTTGGAAAGGTATGAGATTGCCAACCGAATTTGAATGGGAAGTAGCGGCAACACAATTTGCCTGGGGCAATCGCTGGGAATGGACAGAAAGCAGCTACCTACCTTACCCTGGTTTTGCCAAAGCACCGGGTGCTATTGGCGAATATAACGGCAAATTCATGGTGGGGCAAAAGGTGCTCCGGGGAGCTTCTGAAGTGACCTCTCCGGACCATAGCCGAATTACTTACCGAAACTTTTTTCAGCCGGAGTTACGCTGGCAATTTACTGGCATACGTCTTGCTAAATAA
- a CDS encoding twin-arginine translocation pathway signal, whose amino-acid sequence MKRRDFLRNSALASGAFLIPSFLKPLEAMAINNLSGHKNLVIIQLSGGNDGLNTIVPYANDIYYQKRQTIAIKQPDIIKLTDLQGLNPNLGALKEIYDQGWMSVINSVGYPNPDRSHFRSMDIWQTGSDANQFLTTGWIGRYLDSNCSTCQHPYTAIEVDDTLSLAMKGGKMKGIAVEDPGKLYQATRNPYFKQLINEHAHSNFNEDNLGYLYKTMIETNASAEYIQQTSKTYTTNSQYPQTPFANQLKTVAKFINSGLKTRVYYVSLSGFDTHTTQQNQQGRQLKIYGDAVAAFVKDLKQAGKLDDTLVMTFSEFGRRVEQNASNGTDHGTANNVMIFGGKLKKQGIYNNAPNLSQLDNGDLKYEIDFRDVYATLLDKWLDVNNSQVLNKNFSGLGFV is encoded by the coding sequence ATGAAAAGGCGAGATTTTTTAAGAAATTCAGCATTGGCCTCGGGGGCATTCTTGATCCCATCGTTCCTGAAACCGTTGGAGGCAATGGCTATAAATAATCTGTCGGGCCACAAAAACCTGGTGATCATACAGCTATCCGGTGGTAACGACGGATTGAATACTATTGTACCTTATGCCAATGATATCTATTATCAAAAACGGCAAACCATTGCTATTAAACAGCCTGATATTATAAAGCTGACGGATTTGCAGGGCCTTAACCCCAACCTTGGCGCATTAAAAGAAATTTATGACCAGGGTTGGATGAGCGTGATCAATTCAGTAGGGTACCCTAACCCGGATCGCTCTCATTTTCGCTCCATGGATATCTGGCAAACCGGCAGCGACGCCAACCAATTTTTAACCACCGGCTGGATAGGCCGATACCTCGATTCTAACTGCAGCACCTGCCAGCATCCCTATACCGCAATCGAAGTGGACGATACCCTATCGCTGGCCATGAAAGGGGGTAAAATGAAGGGTATAGCTGTAGAAGACCCCGGCAAGCTATACCAGGCAACCCGCAACCCTTATTTTAAGCAGTTGATCAACGAACACGCCCATTCGAATTTTAATGAAGATAACCTGGGTTACCTGTATAAAACCATGATTGAGACCAATGCATCGGCAGAGTATATCCAGCAGACCTCTAAAACATATACCACTAACTCGCAGTACCCGCAAACGCCTTTTGCCAACCAGCTAAAAACGGTTGCCAAATTCATCAATTCGGGGTTAAAAACAAGGGTGTATTATGTATCGTTAAGTGGTTTTGATACGCACACCACGCAGCAAAACCAACAGGGCCGCCAGTTGAAGATTTACGGTGATGCGGTGGCTGCTTTTGTAAAAGACCTTAAGCAAGCCGGCAAACTGGATGATACGCTGGTGATGACATTCTCTGAATTTGGCCGCAGGGTAGAGCAAAATGCCAGCAACGGCACAGATCACGGTACGGCAAACAACGTAATGATATTTGGGGGCAAATTGAAAAAACAGGGGATTTACAACAATGCGCCAAACCTTTCGCAATTGGATAACGGCGATTTGAAATACGAAATTGACTTTAGGGATGTGTATGCCACCCTGCTTGATAAATGGCTGGATGTTAATAACAGCCAGGTGCTTAATAAAAATTTTTCGGGCCTGGGTTTTGTGTAA
- a CDS encoding protease encodes MGTSSIALLLIAFFIFIILISCFVTVKQGTIVVITIFGKYRRILTPGLNFKIPFIENIHSKISIQNRSVELEFQAVTFDQANVYFKAMLLYSVLDQSEEAIKNVAFKFVDDRNLMQALIRTVEGSIRAFVATKRQSEVLILRRDIVEHVKDQLDTILEGWGYHLQDLQLNDITFDEVIMKSMSQVVASNNLKAAAENEGQALLITKTKAAEAEGNAIKISAEAERQAAQLRGQGIALFREEVAKGMTTAAKEMQEANMDTSVILFTMWTESIKHFAENSRGNVIFLDGSTEGMERTMKEMMALNLLHTDKVQK; translated from the coding sequence ATGGGAACCTCATCAATCGCTCTCTTACTTATCGCTTTTTTTATTTTTATTATTCTGATATCCTGCTTTGTAACTGTTAAGCAGGGCACTATCGTAGTGATCACCATTTTTGGTAAATATCGCCGGATTTTAACGCCGGGATTGAATTTCAAGATCCCTTTCATCGAAAATATTCATTCCAAGATCTCCATCCAGAACCGGTCGGTAGAATTGGAGTTCCAGGCCGTTACGTTCGATCAGGCGAATGTATATTTCAAAGCTATGTTGCTCTACTCCGTACTGGATCAGTCGGAAGAAGCTATCAAAAATGTAGCGTTTAAGTTTGTAGACGACCGTAACCTTATGCAGGCGCTCATTCGTACGGTAGAAGGCTCCATACGCGCATTTGTGGCCACCAAACGACAAAGCGAAGTGTTGATATTACGCCGCGATATTGTGGAGCATGTAAAAGACCAACTGGATACGATACTGGAGGGCTGGGGCTATCACCTGCAGGACCTGCAGCTGAATGATATCACCTTTGATGAGGTGATCATGAAATCGATGAGCCAGGTGGTAGCATCGAACAATTTAAAAGCCGCTGCCGAGAATGAAGGCCAGGCCCTGCTGATCACCAAGACCAAAGCGGCGGAGGCTGAAGGTAACGCTATCAAGATCTCTGCGGAGGCAGAACGCCAGGCCGCGCAATTACGCGGACAGGGTATTGCCTTGTTCCGTGAGGAAGTAGCCAAGGGTATGACGACTGCAGCCAAAGAGATGCAGGAGGCCAACATGGATACCTCGGTGATTCTGTTTACCATGTGGACGGAATCCATCAAGCACTTTGCCGAAAACTCCAGGGGCAATGTCATTTTCCTTGACGGATCTACCGAAGGAATGGAGCGTACCATGAAAGAAATGATGGCCTTAAACCTTTTGCATACCGATAAAGTCCAAAAGTAA
- a CDS encoding UDP-2,3-diacylglucosamine hydrolase yields MPTGKNIYFASDFHLGAVSHTSSREREDRIVRWLDMIMPDAAELFLVGDIFDFWFEYATVVPKGYIRFLGRLAQMADNGTKIYFFKGNHDMWMFDYLVTELNARIISDEMVMERGGKKFFLHHGDGLGPGDKKYKLLKNIFRSKLCQWLFARIHPNLGVGIANRWSRASRMEGGRTQHLRKHENEWLVTYSRQLLSKTHYDYLIFGHRHFPLDRILSPTSRYINLGEWVNFSTYTVFDGTTLELKHFEPAR; encoded by the coding sequence ATGCCAACGGGTAAAAATATTTATTTTGCTTCAGACTTTCATTTAGGTGCCGTATCCCATACCTCCAGCCGTGAACGCGAAGACCGGATTGTGCGCTGGCTAGACATGATCATGCCCGATGCCGCCGAACTTTTCCTGGTTGGTGATATTTTCGACTTTTGGTTCGAATATGCCACAGTTGTTCCCAAAGGTTATATCCGCTTTTTAGGTCGATTGGCGCAAATGGCCGATAATGGTACCAAAATTTACTTCTTTAAGGGCAACCATGACATGTGGATGTTTGATTACCTGGTTACAGAATTAAATGCGCGTATCATATCTGACGAAATGGTTATGGAACGTGGGGGCAAAAAGTTTTTTCTGCACCACGGCGATGGCCTTGGCCCTGGCGATAAAAAGTACAAATTGCTAAAAAACATATTTCGCAGCAAGCTCTGCCAATGGCTTTTTGCAAGGATCCATCCAAACCTTGGGGTTGGGATTGCCAACAGGTGGTCAAGAGCCAGCAGAATGGAAGGCGGGCGAACCCAACATTTACGCAAGCACGAAAACGAATGGCTGGTTACTTACTCCAGGCAGCTTTTATCAAAAACACATTACGATTATTTAATTTTCGGTCACCGTCATTTCCCGCTGGATAGAATACTATCGCCAACCAGCCGCTATATTAACTTAGGGGAGTGGGTAAACTTTAGCACTTATACTGTATTTGACGGCACTACGCTGGAGTTAAAGCATTTTGAGCCTGCCAGGTAG
- a CDS encoding histidine--tRNA ligase: MASIKPSVPKGTRDFSPAEMAKRNFIFDTIKGVFRKYGYQQIETPTMENLSTLTGKYGDEGDKLIFKVLNSGDYLAKANEQQLTERNSNLLTSSISEKALRYDLTVPFARYVVQHQNEITFPFKRFQVQPVWRADRPQKGRYREFYQCDADVVGSASLLNEAEFIMIYDEALSLLGLKDFTIKINNRKILSGIAQVIDKYDSIIDLTVAIDKLDKIGLDGVTKELLERGFTDADIDKLKPVILLEGSNSEKLEKLRLALQSSEIGLQGCNELETVFNYLSYTPLKKATIELDITLARGLNYYTGAIFEVKTNEVAMGSIGGGGRYDDLTGMFGLNGLTGAGISFGADRIYDVLEELNLFPASAEQSTQVLLICFDTPAETYALPLLQQLRDHDINAELYPAGAKVKKQMDYANSKHIPYAVLIGSDEMQTGLLSFKNMESGEQEKLSAADIVSRMI, from the coding sequence ATGGCATCCATCAAACCATCTGTACCTAAGGGCACCCGTGACTTCTCCCCGGCCGAAATGGCTAAACGTAATTTTATCTTCGATACCATTAAAGGCGTGTTCCGCAAATATGGGTATCAGCAAATAGAAACGCCTACCATGGAGAACCTGAGCACTTTAACAGGCAAATACGGTGATGAGGGCGATAAGCTTATTTTTAAAGTATTAAATAGCGGCGATTATTTAGCGAAAGCGAACGAACAACAATTAACTGAACGTAATTCCAACCTGCTTACGAGTTCCATTTCCGAAAAGGCCCTCCGGTACGATCTTACGGTGCCTTTCGCACGCTACGTGGTACAACATCAAAACGAAATAACTTTCCCGTTCAAACGATTCCAGGTGCAGCCGGTATGGCGTGCGGATCGCCCGCAGAAAGGCAGGTACCGCGAATTTTATCAGTGCGATGCCGATGTGGTAGGGTCAGCCTCATTATTAAACGAGGCAGAATTTATAATGATCTATGATGAAGCCCTGAGTCTGCTCGGCTTAAAAGACTTTACAATAAAAATTAATAATAGAAAAATACTATCTGGTATAGCCCAGGTTATAGATAAATACGATAGCATAATTGACCTGACCGTTGCTATTGATAAGCTGGATAAAATAGGACTGGATGGTGTTACCAAAGAACTATTGGAGCGTGGTTTCACCGATGCCGATATCGATAAACTAAAGCCTGTTATTTTGCTGGAAGGTAGTAATTCAGAGAAACTAGAAAAATTGCGCCTGGCATTACAATCTTCAGAAATTGGCCTGCAGGGTTGTAATGAACTGGAAACTGTATTTAATTACCTCAGCTACACACCGCTAAAAAAAGCAACCATAGAGCTGGATATAACCCTGGCCCGCGGCTTAAATTATTATACAGGTGCAATATTCGAGGTGAAGACCAACGAGGTAGCTATGGGTAGCATCGGCGGAGGAGGCCGTTATGACGACCTAACCGGCATGTTTGGGTTAAACGGATTAACCGGTGCAGGCATCTCCTTTGGCGCGGACCGTATTTATGATGTATTGGAAGAATTGAACTTGTTCCCTGCATCGGCAGAGCAAAGCACGCAAGTATTGCTCATTTGCTTTGATACCCCGGCCGAAACCTATGCGTTGCCTTTACTGCAACAGCTACGTGATCATGATATAAATGCAGAATTATATCCCGCCGGAGCCAAGGTTAAAAAACAAATGGATTATGCTAACAGCAAACACATCCCTTACGCAGTATTGATAGGCAGTGACGAAATGCAAACCGGCCTGCTTTCTTTTAAAAACATGGAAAGCGGTGAACAAGAAAAATTATCGGCCGCAGATATCGTCAGCAGAATGATTTAA
- a CDS encoding thiamine biosynthesis protein ApbE, producing MLAVKNLTGNNSIFAREIRLMGNRFEISLLADNIAWADDRIDNAIAEINRVEKLLSTFTDDSTLNEINRNAGIRPVHVDAEIYRLVDRSIQISELTYGTFDITYPAISNADTKAAKRKISLTNYKNVVLNAEKQTVFLKNKGMRIGFGAISRGYAADRAKYILQMNGVNSGVINAGGDLLSWGLQPDNTPWTIGSADPSKAGQPFAGINISNMAFATSFNSEKLTPITSNTVIGKINAENGFPVSKIKSVSMITPGAELADAMASPIIAMGINAGLYLINKLNQMACIIVDDHARIYTSKGINLAG from the coding sequence ATGCTGGCAGTAAAAAACTTAACAGGTAACAATAGCATTTTCGCTCGCGAAATTAGGTTAATGGGAAACAGATTTGAAATTAGCCTCCTAGCTGATAATATTGCCTGGGCAGATGATCGGATCGACAATGCTATTGCCGAAATTAATAGGGTAGAAAAATTACTCAGCACTTTTACAGACGACAGCACCTTAAACGAGATCAACCGCAACGCCGGTATCCGCCCGGTGCATGTAGATGCTGAAATATACAGACTTGTTGACCGCTCAATTCAAATCTCCGAACTTACTTACGGTACTTTTGATATCACCTACCCTGCTATTAGCAATGCTGATACAAAAGCGGCAAAACGTAAAATTAGCCTAACCAACTATAAGAATGTAGTATTGAATGCTGAGAAGCAAACGGTTTTCCTTAAAAATAAAGGGATGCGGATTGGTTTTGGCGCCATCAGTCGTGGGTATGCTGCCGACAGGGCAAAATATATTTTACAGATGAATGGGGTAAACAGCGGTGTGATTAACGCCGGCGGCGACCTGCTCAGCTGGGGCCTCCAGCCTGATAACACCCCGTGGACCATCGGTTCAGCGGACCCATCAAAGGCCGGGCAGCCATTTGCGGGCATCAACATCAGTAATATGGCTTTCGCCACCTCTTTCAATTCAGAAAAACTCACCCCTATTACCAGCAATACCGTTATTGGCAAGATCAACGCGGAGAACGGCTTCCCTGTAAGCAAAATTAAAAGCGTTAGCATGATCACCCCCGGTGCAGAACTTGCCGATGCAATGGCATCGCCAATTATTGCCATGGGCATAAATGCGGGTTTATATCTCATTAATAAGCTTAACCAAATGGCTTGTATTATCGTTGATGACCATGCACGTATCTATACGTCAAAAGGAATTAATTTAGCAGGGTAA
- a CDS encoding ABC transporter permease, producing the protein MNEQQQTLWSFMSQQADKLGIQTLQHIGLTFISLFIAVLIGLPLGIYITRKKSISGLVLGIAGILQTIPSIALLGFMIPLLGIGAKPAIVALLLYALLPIIRNTYTGITGVDGTVKEAAMAMGMSKWQILFKVELPLAMPVILAGIRTATVINVGVATLASYIAAGGLGEFIFGGISLNNTNMILAGAIPAALLAIIFDFLLSLVQKLNFKKIKGAVKVAPVMLVILSCLYFIPSAYGSKLTAGFTPEFMGRQDGNLGLQNEYGLKIHTIVISDAVMYKAAQEKELDVISGYSTDGRLKAYNLVVLEDDKKIFPPYYAAPVVRDDALRKFPELEKTLNLLAGHINDSIMTELNYRTDYLHQSPERVAKDFLVSKNLFRPAKTASGGVVRIGSKIFGEQYILASIYSMLIKGYTNYDVATKTGLGGTKIVFDALTNDQVDFYPEYTGTGLLAILQASSKTVSQLQVSKDSTYNYVAREFEKRYQLKWLKPIGFNNAYALMMRQQQAKDLNVKTISNLKRYLDSK; encoded by the coding sequence ATGAATGAGCAACAGCAAACCTTATGGAGTTTTATGAGTCAGCAGGCCGATAAACTGGGCATACAAACCCTGCAACACATTGGGCTTACCTTTATTTCGCTATTTATCGCGGTGCTCATAGGCCTGCCATTAGGCATTTATATTACCCGGAAAAAAAGCATCTCGGGGCTGGTGCTGGGTATTGCAGGAATATTACAAACCATCCCAAGTATTGCATTGCTCGGCTTTATGATTCCGCTGTTAGGCATTGGCGCCAAACCCGCTATTGTGGCATTGCTGCTTTATGCGCTATTGCCCATTATCCGCAATACCTATACCGGTATAACCGGCGTGGACGGCACCGTAAAAGAGGCGGCAATGGCTATGGGGATGAGCAAATGGCAGATACTGTTTAAAGTGGAACTACCTTTAGCCATGCCGGTGATTCTGGCAGGTATCCGCACGGCAACGGTGATCAATGTTGGTGTGGCCACTTTAGCCTCTTATATTGCAGCTGGCGGCTTAGGGGAATTCATTTTCGGCGGCATCTCGCTTAATAACACCAATATGATCCTTGCGGGGGCCATCCCGGCAGCATTGCTGGCTATAATTTTCGATTTTCTGCTCTCACTGGTGCAAAAGCTGAATTTTAAAAAGATAAAAGGGGCGGTAAAGGTAGCGCCGGTGATGTTGGTCATACTCTCCTGCCTCTACTTTATCCCTTCCGCTTATGGCAGTAAATTAACGGCAGGCTTCACGCCCGAGTTTATGGGTAGGCAAGATGGCAATTTGGGCCTGCAAAACGAATATGGCTTAAAGATCCATACCATTGTGATTAGCGACGCAGTGATGTACAAAGCAGCGCAAGAAAAGGAACTGGACGTGATCAGCGGCTACTCTACCGACGGGCGTTTAAAGGCTTACAATTTGGTGGTGCTGGAGGATGATAAAAAGATCTTCCCGCCATATTATGCCGCACCCGTTGTTCGCGATGATGCTTTAAGAAAATTCCCTGAACTTGAAAAAACACTCAATCTGTTAGCCGGCCATATCAACGACTCCATTATGACGGAGTTGAATTACAGAACCGACTACCTGCACCAATCCCCGGAACGGGTTGCTAAAGACTTTCTGGTTTCAAAAAATCTTTTTCGCCCTGCAAAAACGGCAAGCGGCGGCGTGGTGCGCATCGGTTCAAAAATTTTTGGCGAACAATACATTTTGGCCAGCATATACAGCATGCTGATAAAAGGCTACACCAACTATGATGTAGCTACCAAAACCGGCCTAGGGGGCACCAAGATAGTTTTTGATGCCTTAACCAACGACCAGGTAGATTTTTACCCGGAGTACACCGGCACAGGCCTGCTTGCTATTCTGCAGGCATCCTCAAAAACGGTGAGCCAGCTACAGGTAAGTAAAGATAGCACCTACAATTATGTAGCCCGCGAATTTGAAAAGCGCTATCAGCTTAAATGGCTCAAGCCAATCGGTTTCAACAACGCCTACGCTTTAATGATGCGGCAGCAACAGGCAAAAGATTTGAATGTTAAAACAATTTCTAACCTCAAACGATATTTGGATAGCAAATAA